In Streptomyces canus, one DNA window encodes the following:
- a CDS encoding alpha/beta fold hydrolase: MVHGIRTQDGRRLTVEEYGDPDGTPVVLLHDTPGCRLGVVPRDVVAARPHIRFIAYDRPGYGDSDRLPGRRVADAARDVAELAGALGLGRFSVLGHSGGAPHALACAALLPSRVRRAAVLASPAPPDARDLSWFDGMAESHVEEFTRALTDPLAFAGRLAARAADIRRDPAQLLVSLRDGLTDSDRRIVSDPAIGEMLLRAYREALRGSSYGWLDDDLALLSDWGFDPAAVIRPVLLWHGAQDRFSPVGHFTWLADRIPRVRPVLQQDTGHFGALEALPAVLDWLCAPPRRTTSKQTTS, encoded by the coding sequence GTGGTCCACGGCATCAGGACGCAGGACGGCCGCCGGCTGACGGTCGAGGAGTACGGCGACCCGGACGGCACACCGGTGGTACTGCTGCACGACACCCCGGGCTGCCGCCTCGGCGTCGTACCCCGGGACGTCGTCGCCGCGCGCCCGCACATCCGGTTCATCGCCTACGACCGCCCCGGCTACGGCGATTCGGACCGTCTGCCCGGACGCCGTGTGGCCGACGCCGCCCGGGACGTGGCGGAGCTGGCCGGCGCCCTCGGGCTCGGCCGCTTCTCGGTGCTCGGCCACTCCGGCGGTGCCCCGCACGCCCTGGCCTGTGCCGCGCTGCTGCCCTCCCGGGTACGGCGGGCGGCGGTGCTGGCGTCCCCCGCTCCGCCGGACGCGCGGGACCTGAGCTGGTTCGACGGCATGGCCGAGTCCCACGTCGAGGAGTTCACCCGGGCGCTCACCGACCCGCTCGCCTTCGCCGGCCGCCTCGCCGCCCGCGCCGCCGACATCCGCCGCGACCCCGCGCAGTTGCTCGTCTCCCTGCGCGACGGGCTCACGGACTCCGACCGGCGGATCGTCTCCGACCCGGCGATCGGCGAGATGCTGCTGCGCGCCTACCGGGAGGCGCTGCGCGGTTCGTCGTACGGCTGGCTCGACGACGACCTCGCCCTGCTGAGCGACTGGGGCTTCGACCCGGCGGCCGTCATCCGGCCCGTGCTGCTGTGGCACGGCGCCCAGGACAGGTTCTCCCCGGTCGGCCACTTCACGTGGCTGGCGGACCGCATCCCCCGCGTCCGCCCCGTCCTCCAGCAGGACACCGGCCATTTCGGCGCGCTGGAGGCCCTGCCGGCCGTACTGGACTGGCTCTGCGCCCCGCCGAGACGGACCACGTCGAAACAGACCACGTCGTGA
- a CDS encoding slipin family protein, translated as MVEELVAAGVTLVSAGAVYVMAAARVVKQYERGVVFRLGKLRPEVRGPGFTMIVPGVDKLRKVNMQIVTMPVPGQEGITRDNVTVRVDAVVYFKVTSPAEAVVRVEDYRFAVAQMAQTSLRSIIGKSELDDLLSNREKLNQGLELMIDSPAVEWGVTIDRVEIKDVSLPETMKRSMARQAEADRERRARVINADAELQASKKLAEAAKEMSEQPAALQLRLLQTVVAVAAEKNSTLVLPFPVELLRFLERAAPTPQQPLQEQRPSLEPRLDSDPGGSNSGQD; from the coding sequence ATGGTCGAGGAGCTGGTGGCGGCGGGCGTGACGCTCGTGTCCGCCGGAGCGGTGTACGTGATGGCGGCCGCGCGGGTCGTCAAGCAGTATGAACGGGGCGTGGTGTTCCGCCTCGGAAAGCTCCGGCCGGAGGTGCGCGGGCCGGGGTTCACGATGATCGTTCCGGGCGTGGACAAGCTCCGGAAGGTCAACATGCAGATCGTGACGATGCCGGTGCCCGGGCAGGAGGGCATCACCCGGGACAACGTCACGGTGCGGGTGGACGCCGTCGTCTACTTCAAGGTGACCTCGCCGGCCGAGGCGGTCGTCCGGGTCGAGGACTACCGGTTCGCGGTCGCGCAGATGGCGCAGACCTCGCTGCGGTCGATCATCGGCAAGAGCGAGCTGGACGATCTGCTGTCCAATCGCGAAAAGCTCAACCAGGGGCTGGAGTTGATGATCGACAGCCCGGCGGTGGAGTGGGGCGTCACGATCGACCGGGTCGAGATCAAGGACGTCTCGCTGCCCGAGACCATGAAGCGGTCCATGGCCCGGCAGGCCGAGGCGGACCGGGAGCGGCGGGCCCGGGTCATCAACGCGGACGCGGAGCTCCAGGCGTCGAAGAAGCTGGCCGAGGCGGCCAAGGAGATGTCCGAGCAGCCTGCCGCGCTGCAACTGCGGTTGCTGCAGACGGTGGTGGCGGTGGCGGCGGAGAAGAACTCGACGCTGGTGCTGCCGTTTCCCGTGGAGCTGCTGCGGTTTCTGGAGCGGGCGGCGCCGACGCCGCAGCAACCGCTGCAGGAGCAACGTCCGTCTCTGGAGCCCCGACTGGATTCGGATCCTGGAGGGTCGAATTCAGGACAGGACTAG
- a CDS encoding S1 family peptidase — translation MKHRRIPRRRIVVAGAGITALVAAGVTLQTANASETPATPEVKTLSALAAGKLASTLGADLGADAAGTFYDAKTKSLVVNVLDEDAARTVSAAGASARIVSNSLAELKSARTTLSSDATIPGTSWVTDPTTNKVVVTADRTVSAAEWTKLTKVVDGLGPVAELQRSKGEFKPFIAGGDAISGSGGRCSLGFNVVKGGEPFFLTAGHCTEAISTWSDSSGKEVGTNSLSSFPDNDYGLVKYTAEVDHPSEVNLYNGSAQAITGAAAATVGQSVTRSGSTTQVHSGKVTGLDATVNYGNGDIVNGLIQTDVCAEPGDSGGSLFSGSSAIGLTSGGSGDCTSGGETFFQPVTEALSATGASIG, via the coding sequence TTGAAGCATCGACGCATACCCAGGCGCCGGATCGTCGTGGCAGGTGCGGGCATCACCGCACTGGTCGCCGCGGGTGTCACCTTGCAGACTGCGAACGCCAGCGAGACGCCGGCCACGCCGGAAGTCAAGACCCTCTCGGCCCTCGCGGCCGGAAAGCTCGCCTCGACGCTCGGGGCGGATCTCGGCGCGGACGCGGCCGGGACGTTCTACGACGCGAAGACCAAGAGTCTCGTGGTGAACGTGCTCGACGAGGACGCGGCACGGACCGTGTCGGCGGCCGGGGCCTCGGCGAGAATCGTCTCGAACTCTCTCGCCGAGCTGAAGAGCGCGCGGACGACGCTGTCGAGCGACGCGACCATCCCCGGGACGTCCTGGGTGACCGACCCCACCACCAACAAGGTCGTCGTCACCGCCGACCGCACGGTCTCCGCCGCCGAATGGACCAAGCTCACCAAGGTGGTCGACGGGCTGGGCCCGGTGGCCGAACTCCAGCGCAGCAAGGGGGAGTTCAAGCCCTTCATCGCGGGTGGTGACGCGATCAGCGGATCCGGCGGGCGGTGCTCGCTGGGATTCAACGTGGTCAAGGGCGGGGAGCCGTTCTTCCTCACCGCCGGGCACTGCACCGAGGCGATCTCGACGTGGTCGGACTCGAGCGGAAAAGAGGTCGGCACCAACTCGCTGTCCAGCTTCCCGGACAACGACTACGGGCTGGTGAAGTACACGGCGGAGGTCGATCACCCCAGCGAGGTGAACCTCTACAACGGGTCCGCGCAGGCGATCACGGGGGCGGCGGCCGCGACCGTCGGTCAGTCGGTGACGCGCAGCGGGTCCACGACCCAGGTGCACTCCGGAAAGGTCACCGGGCTGGACGCGACGGTGAACTACGGCAATGGCGACATCGTGAACGGGCTGATCCAGACCGACGTGTGCGCGGAGCCCGGGGACAGCGGAGGCTCGCTGTTCTCCGGGAGCAGTGCGATCGGGCTGACGTCCGGTGGCAGTGGTGACTGCACCTCCGGCGGGGAGACGTTCTTCCAGCCGGTGACAGAGGCGCTGTCGGCGACCGGGGCGTCGATCGGCTGA
- a CDS encoding DNA polymerase III subunit alpha, with protein MPGFTHLHTVSGFSLRYGASHPERLAERASERGMDALALTDRDTLAGTVRFAKACARAGVRPLFGVGLAVEEAQPVRQERRRAPVRGGAFVDESAPRVTFLARDGARGWADLCRLVTMAHSDKGEQGTPLLPRAENRGDGLTVLLGPASDVGRALAVGRPDRAARLLVPWRETYGDALRLEAVWHGRKGTGPGSLRLAARTVGFAAEQRIRPVLSNAVRYADAGLGPVADVLDSARRLVPVGAVKELDSGEAWLKDAGAMLAAAERIVEAAGFRRDIAHRLLEQTQATAAECLVDPEDDLGIGTVHFPEPHLVGAGLRTAQRSLASRAAAGMVLKGYAGKPAYWERMHEELDIIAYHGFASYFLTVAQVVDDVRDMGIRVAARGSGAGSLVNHLLGIAHADPVEHGLLMERFLSTRRLVLPDIDIDVESARRLEVYRAIIGRFGTERVATVAMPETYRVRHAIRDVGAALSMDPADIDRIAKSFPHIRARDARAALEELPELKALAEEKQRHGRLWELVEALDALPRGIAMHPCGVLLSDATLLRRTPVMPTSGEGFPMSQFDKEDVEDLGLLKLDVLGVRMQSAMAHAVAEVERAAGERIDLDAVPPGDPATYRLIRSTETLGCFQIESPGQRDLVGRLQPATFHDLVVDISLFRPGPVAADMVRPFIEARHGRAPVRYPHRDLERPLKGTYGVVVFHEQIIDIVDIMTGCGRGEADRVRRGLSDPESQGRIRFWFAQHAAANGYSAETIQRTWEIIEAFGSYGFCKAHAVAFAVPTYQSAWLKAHHPAAFYAGLLTHDPGMYPKRLLLADARRRGVPILPLDVNESGVAHRIELVSESPAVWGLRLALSDVHGISEAEAARIAEGQPYASLLDFWGRARPSRPVAQRLAQVGALDAFGANRRDLQLHLTELHRGARAGRGAQLPLSGGRKTASVGLPDLSSVEKLSAELGVLSMDVSRNLMDDHQEFLTELGVVSARRLREARHGEAVLVAGAKAATQTPPIRSGKRVIFTTLDDGTGLVDLAFFDDSHDACAHTVFHSWLLLVRGVVQRRGPRSLSVVGAAAWNLAELVELRDGEGLDAVAARLAEPVPVGAGDAAEDPTGGRRIQMPTGYELHPWADLRPAGQEPSQIRKLWHQSPGSAG; from the coding sequence ATGCCTGGCTTCACTCATCTGCACACCGTCTCCGGGTTCTCCCTGCGCTACGGCGCCTCGCACCCGGAGCGCCTCGCCGAGCGCGCCTCCGAGCGGGGGATGGACGCCCTCGCCCTCACCGACCGTGACACCCTCGCGGGTACGGTCCGGTTCGCCAAGGCCTGTGCGAGGGCGGGGGTGCGGCCGTTGTTCGGGGTGGGGCTGGCCGTGGAGGAGGCCCAGCCCGTACGACAGGAGCGGCGCCGTGCTCCCGTGCGCGGAGGTGCCTTCGTCGACGAGTCGGCTCCCCGTGTCACCTTTCTCGCCCGGGACGGTGCCCGCGGCTGGGCCGACCTGTGCCGGCTCGTCACGATGGCGCACTCGGACAAGGGTGAGCAGGGCACGCCGCTGCTGCCCCGGGCCGAGAACCGGGGGGACGGGCTGACCGTGCTGCTCGGACCCGCCTCCGATGTCGGCCGGGCCCTCGCCGTCGGCCGCCCCGACCGGGCCGCCCGGCTGCTCGTTCCCTGGCGGGAGACCTACGGTGACGCCCTGCGGCTCGAAGCCGTCTGGCACGGGCGGAAGGGCACGGGGCCGGGCTCCCTGCGGCTGGCCGCCCGTACGGTCGGCTTCGCCGCCGAGCAGCGGATCCGTCCCGTGCTCAGCAATGCCGTACGGTACGCCGACGCCGGCCTGGGCCCGGTCGCCGACGTCCTGGACTCGGCCCGCCGCCTTGTCCCCGTCGGCGCAGTCAAGGAACTGGACTCCGGCGAGGCCTGGCTCAAGGACGCGGGGGCCATGCTGGCGGCCGCCGAACGGATCGTCGAGGCCGCGGGCTTCCGGCGCGACATCGCCCACCGGCTGCTGGAGCAGACACAGGCGACGGCCGCCGAGTGCTTGGTCGACCCCGAGGACGACCTCGGGATCGGCACCGTCCACTTCCCCGAGCCGCACCTCGTCGGCGCGGGCCTCCGCACCGCCCAGCGGTCCCTGGCCTCGCGGGCGGCGGCCGGAATGGTGCTGAAGGGGTATGCGGGCAAGCCCGCGTACTGGGAGCGGATGCACGAGGAACTGGACATCATCGCTTACCACGGATTCGCCTCCTACTTCCTGACGGTCGCTCAGGTCGTCGATGACGTGAGGGACATGGGCATCCGGGTTGCCGCTCGGGGCTCCGGCGCCGGTTCCCTGGTCAATCACCTTCTCGGGATCGCCCACGCCGATCCCGTCGAGCACGGGCTGCTGATGGAACGGTTCCTGTCCACCCGGCGGCTCGTTCTGCCCGACATCGACATCGATGTGGAGTCCGCGCGCCGCCTCGAGGTCTACCGGGCGATCATCGGGCGGTTCGGGACCGAGCGGGTCGCCACCGTCGCGATGCCGGAGACGTACCGGGTGCGGCACGCGATCCGGGACGTGGGGGCGGCCCTGTCCATGGACCCCGCCGACATCGACCGCATCGCCAAGTCCTTCCCGCACATCCGGGCGCGCGACGCCCGCGCGGCCCTGGAGGAACTGCCCGAACTCAAGGCGCTGGCAGAAGAGAAGCAGCGTCACGGCAGGTTGTGGGAGCTGGTCGAGGCCCTCGACGCTCTTCCCCGGGGGATCGCCATGCATCCGTGCGGGGTGCTGCTCTCCGACGCGACCCTGCTGCGCCGTACGCCGGTCATGCCGACCAGCGGCGAGGGGTTTCCCATGTCGCAGTTCGACAAGGAGGACGTCGAGGATCTCGGGCTGCTCAAGCTCGATGTGCTGGGCGTGCGGATGCAGTCGGCGATGGCGCACGCGGTCGCGGAGGTGGAGCGGGCGGCGGGGGAGCGGATCGACCTGGACGCCGTGCCGCCGGGCGACCCGGCGACGTATCGACTCATCCGGTCCACCGAGACGCTCGGGTGCTTCCAGATCGAGTCGCCGGGGCAGCGGGACCTGGTCGGCCGGTTGCAGCCGGCCACCTTCCACGATCTCGTCGTCGACATCTCGCTCTTCCGGCCCGGCCCGGTCGCCGCCGACATGGTGCGGCCGTTCATCGAGGCACGGCACGGGCGGGCGCCCGTCCGGTATCCGCACCGGGATCTGGAGCGGCCGCTGAAGGGGACGTACGGGGTCGTCGTCTTCCACGAGCAGATCATCGACATCGTCGACATCATGACCGGGTGCGGGCGCGGCGAGGCGGACCGGGTGCGGCGCGGGCTGTCCGACCCGGAGTCGCAGGGGCGGATCCGGTTCTGGTTCGCGCAGCACGCGGCGGCGAACGGATACAGCGCGGAAACGATTCAGCGTACCTGGGAGATCATCGAGGCCTTCGGGTCGTACGGCTTCTGCAAGGCGCACGCGGTCGCCTTCGCCGTACCGACGTACCAGTCGGCGTGGCTGAAGGCGCACCACCCGGCGGCCTTCTACGCCGGGCTGCTCACGCACGACCCCGGGATGTATCCGAAGCGGCTGCTGCTGGCGGACGCGCGGCGGCGCGGGGTGCCGATCCTGCCGTTGGACGTGAACGAGTCGGGGGTCGCCCATCGGATCGAACTGGTGTCTGAATCTCCTGCCGTGTGGGGACTTCGGCTGGCCCTCTCCGACGTGCACGGCATCAGCGAGGCCGAGGCGGCACGGATCGCCGAGGGACAGCCGTACGCCTCACTGCTGGACTTCTGGGGGCGGGCGCGTCCGAGCCGTCCGGTGGCTCAACGTCTCGCGCAAGTAGGGGCGTTGGATGCCTTCGGCGCCAACCGGCGTGATCTGCAACTGCACCTGACCGAGCTGCACCGGGGCGCTCGCGCGGGCCGTGGGGCCCAACTCCCCTTGTCCGGCGGCCGGAAGACTGCCTCGGTCGGACTGCCCGATCTCTCCTCCGTGGAGAAGCTCAGCGCCGAGCTGGGGGTGCTGTCGATGGACGTCTCGCGCAATCTGATGGACGACCACCAGGAGTTCCTGACGGAGCTGGGCGTGGTCAGCGCGCGACGGCTGCGGGAGGCGCGGCACGGTGAGGCCGTACTGGTCGCGGGGGCCAAGGCGGCCACTCAGACGCCGCCGATCCGGTCCGGCAAGCGGGTCATCTTCACCACCCTGGACGACGGCACCGGCCTGGTCGACCTCGCCTTCTTCGACGACTCCCACGACGCCTGCGCGCACACCGTCTTCCACTCCTGGCTGCTGCTGGTGCGCGGGGTGGTGCAGCGGCGCGGCCCGCGCAGCCTCAGCGTGGTGGGCGCGGCCGCCTGGAACCTCGCCGAACTGGTCGAGCTGCGGGACGGGGAAGGCCTCGACGCGGTGGCGGCACGGCTGGCGGAGCCGGTGCCGGTCGGGGCCGGTGACGCGGCCGAGGATCCGACCGGCGGCAGACGAATCCAAATGCCGACGGGATACGAACTGCATCCATGGGCCGATCTGCGACCGGCGGGTCAAGAGCCTTCACAGATACGGAAGTTGTGGCACCAGAGCCCGGGGAGTGCGGGATGA
- a CDS encoding DNA polymerase Y family protein, whose product MTILCVRFQLPPTREAALPELLGLLEEFTPVVEALPPDRALADLRGAERYFKRDAVELASVIRVRALALHGVDCAIGAGPGPMLARMALKDARPGVTCAVPGDAVADFLAGRPVAALPGVGGATARVLCEYGLDTLGRVAAAPLPTLQRLVGAKTGRELHEKANGVDRGRVVPNGVSRSLATERPFTRDELDPDQHRRALLSAAEELGARLRALDKVCRTLTLTVRYADRTATTRSRTLGEPTAHSVALTRAAYDMYEALGLQRARVRSVSLRAEGLDPAEQASHQLTFDPTDDKLRRIEEAADRARARFGPLAVLPGTLAA is encoded by the coding sequence ATGACCATCCTCTGCGTACGTTTCCAGCTGCCGCCGACGCGGGAGGCGGCCCTGCCCGAACTGCTCGGCCTCCTCGAGGAGTTCACGCCGGTCGTCGAAGCGCTGCCGCCGGACCGGGCACTGGCCGATCTGCGGGGCGCCGAACGGTACTTCAAGCGGGACGCCGTCGAACTGGCCTCGGTGATCCGGGTCCGCGCCCTCGCCCTGCACGGCGTCGACTGCGCGATCGGCGCCGGGCCCGGGCCGATGCTGGCCCGCATGGCACTGAAGGACGCCCGGCCCGGGGTGACCTGTGCGGTCCCCGGGGACGCGGTGGCGGACTTCCTCGCCGGCCGGCCCGTCGCCGCGCTCCCCGGCGTCGGCGGCGCGACCGCCCGCGTCCTGTGCGAGTACGGCCTGGACACCCTGGGCCGGGTCGCCGCCGCACCCCTGCCCACGCTCCAGCGCCTGGTCGGCGCCAAGACCGGCCGCGAACTGCACGAGAAGGCGAACGGCGTGGACCGCGGCAGGGTGGTCCCGAACGGCGTCTCGCGCTCCCTCGCCACCGAACGCCCCTTCACGCGCGACGAGTTGGACCCCGATCAACATCGCCGCGCGCTGCTCTCCGCCGCCGAGGAACTGGGCGCCCGGCTGCGCGCCCTCGACAAGGTCTGCCGCACCCTGACCCTCACCGTGCGCTACGCCGACCGCACCGCGACCACCCGCAGCCGCACCCTCGGTGAACCCACGGCCCACTCGGTGGCCCTGACCAGGGCGGCGTACGACATGTACGAGGCCCTCGGTCTCCAGCGTGCCCGAGTCCGCTCCGTCTCCCTGCGCGCCGAGGGCCTCGACCCCGCCGAACAAGCCTCCCACCAGCTCACCTTCGACCCCACCGACGACAAGCTCCGCCGCATCGAGGAGGCCGCGGACCGGGCCCGCGCGAGGTTCGGGCCGCTGGCGGTGCTGCCGGGAACCCTGGCCGCGTAG
- a CDS encoding cupin domain-containing protein, with amino-acid sequence MPVVHSSDAVTHEIHGARFVSYATPLSGAKELCAWRGEIPAGTKAPAHTVNREEIFHLLIGELLITLGDTAHRITAGDTVIVNPGVTFAVENPTDHTALTWVTTSIGLEAELADGTRITPPWAN; translated from the coding sequence ATGCCCGTAGTCCACTCGTCCGATGCCGTCACCCACGAGATCCACGGGGCCCGTTTCGTCTCGTACGCCACTCCCCTCAGCGGCGCCAAGGAGCTCTGCGCCTGGCGCGGCGAGATCCCCGCGGGAACGAAGGCGCCGGCTCACACCGTCAACCGCGAGGAGATCTTCCACCTGCTCATCGGCGAACTCCTGATCACTCTCGGCGACACCGCCCATCGGATCACCGCGGGCGACACGGTGATCGTCAACCCCGGCGTGACCTTCGCCGTCGAGAACCCCACCGATCACACCGCCCTCACCTGGGTCACCACCTCCATCGGCCTGGAGGCGGAACTGGCCGACGGCACCCGTATCACTCCGCCGTGGGCCAACTGA
- a CDS encoding MarR family winged helix-turn-helix transcriptional regulator encodes MQNSEALALAAALLAAAGDLTQRINDGVVARGFEARPAWGFAFARLAPDGATVTELAGHLGVTKQAASQLVDEIVRKGYAERRPHPGDARARLVVLTERGWACTRAAEEAAAEAVRSWIDVLGESDVRALRDRLGRIAPKGPIRPAW; translated from the coding sequence GTGCAGAACTCCGAAGCCCTCGCCCTGGCCGCCGCCCTGCTCGCCGCCGCCGGTGACCTGACCCAACGCATCAACGATGGGGTCGTCGCCCGTGGGTTCGAGGCGCGGCCGGCCTGGGGCTTCGCGTTCGCGCGGCTCGCGCCGGACGGGGCCACGGTCACGGAGCTGGCCGGTCATCTCGGTGTGACCAAGCAGGCCGCGAGCCAGCTGGTCGACGAGATCGTGCGCAAGGGGTATGCCGAGCGGCGGCCGCATCCCGGGGACGCGCGGGCCCGGCTGGTCGTGCTGACCGAGCGGGGATGGGCCTGCACCCGTGCGGCGGAGGAGGCCGCCGCGGAGGCCGTGCGGTCGTGGATCGATGTACTCGGTGAGAGTGATGTGCGCGCGTTGCGCGACCGATTGGGGCGGATTGCTCCCAAGGGTCCCATCAGGCCCGCCTGGTGA
- a CDS encoding esterase/lipase family protein encodes MLPWKRLLRPLAALLLTAAVAVVPAAGAAQAATAPSSGWNDYTCKPSAAHPRPVVLVHGTFANSVDNWLALAPYLENRDYCVFSFDYGQLSGVPLFHGLGPIDKSAEQLKTFVDKVLAATGAPETDLVGHSQGGLMPRYYLKFLGGAAKVNALVGIAPDNHGTTLSGLTSLLPYFPGIQDLLTTHTPALADQVVGSPFLAKLNEGGDTVPGVTYTVLATKYDEVVTPYRSQFLSGSGVHNVLLQDLCALDLSEHVAIGLFDRIAFHEVANALDPAHATPTTCASAFS; translated from the coding sequence ATGCTGCCCTGGAAACGACTGCTCAGACCCCTCGCCGCCCTGCTCCTGACCGCCGCGGTCGCCGTCGTCCCCGCCGCCGGAGCCGCCCAGGCGGCGACCGCCCCAAGTAGCGGATGGAACGACTACACCTGCAAGCCCTCCGCCGCGCACCCCCGCCCCGTCGTCCTCGTCCACGGCACCTTCGCCAACTCCGTGGACAACTGGCTGGCCCTCGCCCCCTATCTGGAGAACCGCGACTACTGCGTCTTCTCCTTCGACTACGGCCAACTGTCCGGAGTGCCCCTCTTCCACGGCCTCGGTCCCATCGACAAGTCGGCGGAGCAGCTGAAGACCTTCGTCGACAAGGTGCTCGCCGCCACCGGCGCCCCCGAGACCGACCTCGTCGGTCACTCGCAGGGCGGTCTGATGCCCCGCTACTACCTCAAGTTCCTCGGCGGAGCCGCCAAGGTGAACGCCCTCGTCGGTATCGCCCCCGACAACCACGGCACCACCCTGTCGGGTCTGACCAGCCTGCTGCCGTACTTCCCGGGCATCCAGGACCTGCTCACCACCCACACCCCGGCCCTCGCCGACCAGGTCGTCGGCTCCCCCTTCCTCGCCAAACTCAACGAAGGCGGCGACACCGTCCCCGGCGTCACGTACACCGTCCTCGCCACCAAGTACGACGAGGTCGTCACGCCGTACCGGAGCCAGTTCCTCAGCGGATCCGGCGTCCACAACGTCCTGCTGCAGGACCTGTGCGCGCTCGATCTCTCCGAGCACGTGGCCATCGGGCTGTTCGACCGGATCGCCTTCCACGAGGTGGCCAACGCCCTCGACCCCGCCCACGCCACCCCCACCACCTGCGCGTCGGCGTTCAGTTGA
- a CDS encoding lytic polysaccharide monooxygenase auxiliary activity family 9 protein produces the protein MPARRKATAVVAVGLTPLALTALAAGPASAHGSMGDPVSRVSQCYAEGPESPTSDACRAAIAAGGTQALYDWNGIRIGDANGRHQALIPDGRLCSANNDEFKGLDLARADWPATSVSSGSYTFKYRVTAPHKGTFTVYLTKPGYDPAQPLGWGDLDLSNPVATATDPVASGGFYTFSGTLPERSGKQLLYAIWQRSDSPEAFYSCSDVTFGGDSGGPASSPTPAPSASAPSEEQIEDGTGKSTVEHDGHGDDDASTSAEPLAGRASLPANDVQAAGTSQNLAETGGDSSTSYLAMGGAATLAAGAAILFGSVRRRAVNGGARRGR, from the coding sequence ATGCCCGCACGCCGCAAGGCCACAGCCGTCGTCGCCGTCGGCCTGACCCCGCTCGCCCTGACCGCACTGGCCGCCGGGCCCGCGTCCGCGCACGGCTCGATGGGCGACCCGGTCAGCCGGGTCTCGCAGTGCTACGCGGAGGGTCCCGAGAGCCCGACGTCGGACGCGTGCAGGGCGGCGATCGCGGCGGGCGGCACGCAGGCGCTCTACGACTGGAACGGCATCCGCATCGGCGACGCGAACGGACGCCACCAGGCGCTGATCCCGGACGGCAGGCTGTGCAGCGCGAACAACGACGAGTTCAAGGGGCTCGACCTGGCCCGCGCCGACTGGCCGGCGACGAGTGTGAGCAGTGGGTCGTACACCTTCAAGTACCGCGTGACCGCTCCGCACAAGGGCACCTTCACGGTGTACCTCACCAAGCCGGGCTACGACCCGGCGCAGCCGCTGGGCTGGGGCGACCTGGACCTGTCGAACCCGGTCGCGACGGCCACCGACCCGGTCGCCTCGGGCGGCTTCTACACGTTCTCCGGCACGCTCCCGGAGCGCTCCGGGAAGCAGCTCCTGTATGCGATCTGGCAGCGCTCGGACAGCCCGGAGGCGTTCTACTCCTGCTCGGACGTGACGTTCGGCGGCGACTCCGGTGGCCCGGCGAGCAGTCCGACCCCGGCCCCGAGCGCCTCCGCTCCCTCTGAGGAGCAGATCGAGGACGGCACCGGCAAGTCGACGGTGGAGCACGACGGGCACGGTGACGACGACGCCAGTACGTCGGCGGAGCCGTTGGCCGGGAGGGCGAGCCTCCCGGCCAACGACGTTCAGGCGGCGGGAACTTCGCAGAACCTCGCCGAGACGGGTGGGGACAGCAGCACGTCGTATCTCGCGATGGGCGGTGCTGCCACGCTCGCGGCCGGCGCGGCGATCCTGTTCGGTTCGGTGCGGCGGCGCGCGGTGAACGGCGGTGCACGGCGGGGCCGTTGA
- a CDS encoding GNAT family N-acetyltransferase, producing MTNEEIRPAVAADVPTVKALTDAAYEHYIERIGRVPQPMERDHAANVAAGQVFVTGDPVVGLVVVEEYPDHLYLDNIAVRPDAQGQGVGGRLLRFVEAHARALGLPEVRLYTNAMMWENQEIYPKFGYEVVERRVDGPYDRVHYRKRLV from the coding sequence ATGACGAACGAGGAGATCCGACCCGCCGTCGCGGCCGACGTACCGACCGTGAAAGCCCTGACCGACGCTGCGTACGAGCACTACATCGAGCGCATCGGACGCGTACCGCAGCCCATGGAGCGGGACCACGCGGCGAACGTGGCCGCGGGGCAGGTGTTCGTCACCGGTGACCCGGTGGTCGGGCTCGTGGTGGTCGAGGAGTACCCCGACCATCTCTATCTCGACAACATCGCCGTCCGCCCCGACGCCCAGGGGCAGGGCGTGGGGGGACGGCTGCTGCGATTCGTCGAGGCACACGCGCGTGCGCTGGGGCTGCCCGAGGTCAGGCTCTACACGAACGCGATGATGTGGGAGAACCAGGAGATCTATCCGAAGTTCGGTTATGAGGTCGTGGAACGGCGAGTGGACGGGCCCTATGACCGCGTCCACTACCGCAAGCGACTGGTCTGA